One Orrella dioscoreae genomic window carries:
- a CDS encoding AI-2E family transporter encodes MPPVLPAFLVARWLLLLILLAGVYFFGGFLVPVLAALIVGLASWPLYQRWLRACGGRNILAASVAITVVIVVAVVPLSMALSYAIKEASNAIAWLLAANRDGVAVPNWILALPMVGERIAPYWNEYLGHPHALGDWVQAVSGQHLGNIYRVVLSLTGNAFSLALNVLFLLITLFFVYKDGDRIVAQLDLLGERILPKRWQRFSRMVPATVSSTVTGMGLIAIGEGVVLGLAYWIAGVPSPVLLGVITGFMALIPGGAPLSFTLVSLYLVGSEQLVAGVALFVWGTVELFIVDKTLRPKLVGGPVKLPFLPTFFGLVGGVKTMGIVGLFVGPVLMALLVAVWREWLLDVKTNSDAHRLESAEGDGQVSLVEGGPRNEDRR; translated from the coding sequence ATGCCTCCCGTGCTTCCCGCCTTCCTCGTCGCCCGCTGGTTGTTGCTGCTGATCCTGCTGGCGGGCGTGTATTTCTTTGGCGGCTTCCTGGTCCCCGTGCTGGCCGCGCTCATCGTGGGCCTGGCCAGCTGGCCGCTCTACCAGCGCTGGCTGCGGGCCTGCGGTGGCCGCAACATCCTGGCCGCCAGCGTCGCCATCACGGTGGTCATCGTGGTGGCCGTGGTGCCGCTGTCGATGGCCCTGTCCTATGCCATCAAGGAGGCCAGCAACGCCATCGCCTGGCTGCTGGCCGCCAACCGCGACGGCGTGGCCGTGCCGAACTGGATCCTGGCGCTGCCGATGGTGGGCGAGCGCATCGCGCCTTACTGGAACGAGTACCTGGGCCATCCCCACGCGCTGGGCGACTGGGTGCAGGCCGTCAGCGGCCAGCACCTGGGCAACATCTACCGGGTGGTGCTGTCCCTGACGGGCAATGCCTTCAGCCTGGCGCTGAACGTGCTGTTCCTGCTCATCACGCTCTTCTTCGTCTACAAGGACGGCGACCGTATCGTGGCGCAGCTGGATCTCCTGGGCGAGCGCATCCTGCCCAAGCGCTGGCAGCGTTTCTCGCGCATGGTGCCGGCCACCGTCAGCTCCACCGTCACCGGCATGGGCCTCATCGCCATCGGCGAAGGCGTGGTGCTGGGCCTGGCCTACTGGATCGCCGGCGTGCCGTCGCCCGTGCTGCTGGGCGTCATCACCGGTTTCATGGCGCTCATCCCCGGCGGCGCGCCCCTGTCCTTCACGCTGGTCTCGCTGTACCTGGTGGGGTCCGAGCAACTGGTGGCGGGCGTGGCGCTCTTCGTGTGGGGCACGGTAGAACTCTTCATCGTCGACAAGACCCTGCGGCCCAAGCTGGTGGGCGGACCCGTCAAGCTGCCGTTCCTGCCGACGTTCTTCGGCCTGGTGGGCGGAGTGAAGACCATGGGCATCGTCGGCCTGTTCGTGGGGCCGGTGCTGATGGCCCTGCTGGTCGCCGTCTGGCGCGAATGGCTGTTGGACGTGAAGACCAATTCCGATGCGCACCGTCTGGAATCGGCGGAAGGCGACGGGCAGGTGTCCCTCGTCGAGGGCGGACCTCGCAACGAGGACAGGCGCTAG
- a CDS encoding sigma-70 family RNA polymerase sigma factor, giving the protein MHAPAPDLSRHEATETLYVQHHRWLANWLRRRMHGDDQAADLAQDTFLKLLDARETPTLREPRAFLATIARRVLANHYRRQAIEEAYLDSLASQPDLHAPSPETRALVLEALCQIDQALDGLPAPVRRAFLLAQLEGLGYAEIACQLGVTTRTVGNYMARAAAQCFFALEA; this is encoded by the coding sequence ATGCATGCCCCCGCTCCCGACCTATCCCGCCACGAGGCGACCGAGACGCTTTACGTCCAGCATCATCGCTGGCTGGCGAACTGGTTGCGGCGCCGCATGCACGGCGATGACCAGGCCGCCGACCTGGCGCAGGATACCTTCCTGAAGCTCCTGGACGCGCGCGAGACGCCCACCTTGCGCGAACCCCGGGCGTTCCTGGCCACCATCGCGCGGCGCGTGCTGGCCAACCACTATCGCCGCCAGGCCATCGAAGAGGCCTACCTCGACAGCCTCGCCTCCCAGCCCGATCTGCATGCCCCCAGCCCGGAGACCCGTGCCTTGGTGCTGGAGGCGCTGTGCCAGATCGACCAGGCGCTGGACGGGCTTCCCGCCCCCGTGCGTCGCGCGTTCCTGCTGGCGCAGCTCGAAGGCCTGGGCTATGCGGAGATCGCCTGCCAGCTGGGTGTCACGACGCGAACCGTCGGCAACTACATGGCGCGCGCCGCGGCGCAGTGCTTCTTCGCACTGGAAGCCTGA